In the genome of Crassostrea angulata isolate pt1a10 chromosome 6, ASM2561291v2, whole genome shotgun sequence, the window TTCTGCAGTTATGTCTTATACTGGGGTAGGAGGGTTGGGAGGTACTAAAGTACTGTatcaaattttcttaaattatctaCATATCAGTGCAATCATCCATTTCTGATAGTCATAGGTTTCCAATAGTGATATTCGTCACATGCATTTATCCCACAATGATGTCATGactttgtaatttgtttttatgaaagtacataccaatatacatgtatagttgtTTTGTTCACAaacttattgtttaaattttacttcTCTTTTCAATTCTCAATTAAGGACAAAGACATTTGAAGAGAGTTTgaaagatgatgatgatgattatgATGAAAAAGAGCAAACAACCAAAAAAGATGCAAGTCCTCGAAGCAAATCTCCGGTCAACAGTAAAGGCAAGCAAGCCGGACGAGGACACTCTAGCCAATCAGGAAAAAGACCAGCAAGGCCGTCCACAAGGGAAACATCAAGATCAAAAACTCCCACAAAAACTGAAGCTTCCAAACCAGAGCAAAAAGATGATGTAGCCTCCAAACCAACACCAGCCACTTCCCAAACTGAACAAAAGGAAGAAACACCAGCTACTCAGCAAACTGAACAAAGGGAAGAAAGCTCTGACACTTCTGAGAGTGACCAAAACTATTCAGGCAAAAATATACACAGGGAAGGATATGACAGACCACTCTCTAGACTGGGCCACATTCCAGAAggtattttaattcaaaatgataGCCATAAATTGAATTAATGACATGCCATATATCACTTTGTTTTCATCATGTATACCGATGGTGAACTTTCCTGCCCTAATAtgaatggaaaataaaataatttttttaaagctcaaattgataatacatgtgCAAATGAAGAATATCTCTATTTACCAGATTCTGAAGTTTAAGCACCCATCATGAAATTGTAAACTTGTGTACCCGTTTTTAAGActatttttgatccaatttctTTTAATGATTTGATAATATTATTAGAGACATTAGATATTTACTAGACAGGTTTTTAATATTAGAAGTGAAATGTTGATGAAATAAAgctaaaaaaatgttattttgtacaAAGCAGACTCTAAAAGCCAAAAGTCTGAACAAGAAACGTCCAGCAACTCTGAAACAGAGACAAAAAATAAGTCGTCTGTTCAGAAGTCTTCAACAGAGGAAAGTGAAACGCAGCCCACAAGTGAAGCAGACACAACAACGAAATCTGACCAGAATAAAGAATCTGGTAAATCTGATGGCAATACATCAACAGAAGATATCTATAGGACGTCAACAGACGACACAACAACATGGTCGACAGACAGAGACAAGACAAAGTCTGACACAGACACAGAGACGGCTCCAAGACCACTGACAGCAGACGACAAGAAGACAGAGACGCTAGCAGAAAACAAACCCAGCGAATCAGACTCGTATACCGATGATTTTGAAAAAGACACGTCGGAAACAACGGAGAGTTCAAAGAAACCTGTTCCACAGTCACAAGAAAGAGTGGTGTCGTTCAAGAAGGACTCCAACTCTGACTCAGGCAGTTCCTCAGAAGATCAATCTCCAGCCAAAAGGAGGGACTCTCTCAGTGATGAGGAAGATATAAGTTCAAGGAGAGATCCAGATAAACTAGAAtactaaattacaaaaaaaaataaaaatttattatcaTCACAGTATCTAATGAATCTGTATTTTACACATAACAGTATTAATGTTGAAAAAGAATTTCACTTCTGCACTATGACTTGCGTTTAAATATCATCATCAAAAGATAATACTtgtttcattataatttttaattatttatgttAAGTAGATAGTGGCCAATTAATATAGACGGACTATTTTAATCTATTGATGTTGTACAGGCTGTTTTTTATAATAGATTTATGTTTAGATATTTGATTTTAGAGCATTCAAATGTGATATGTCAAGTAGATTTGACTTGTGTGCcaaacatgtttttatataGGATGGGAATGTCATTTGACTCAGACATTTAGAGATCTAGAACAGCTATATGATAGCTACGtataatatacaaatgtatatgtatattgatGTTTTTTGATATGTTGTAGATGCACTTTGATGATAGATATGtctattttttacattaaaaaaatatacagtaaattCTTGATTTTCAAATTCTTTGTACTGTTTGGTGGATCATAACAAAGATGAAAACCATTTCAAAGCTTGTTTTGATCATTCCATGACCCATACATGCACGACATCTCTGTGATTTTATTCATGCATATTCCACAGAAACTTGGTTGTTAATTTTAACCCCTATAACctcaaatatttttacattttttatttttctctggGGTTTTCACCACAATTTTGaagtaaatgtattgatttaacATAACAATTAATGCTCTCTCTATATGATTCTGTTAGAGCACAAATTTTCTGTGGTGTATCAGAAATAAAAGCACTGCTGTcgtcaaatgaaaacaattgctGTAATGATACAGTATACacatattgaattttattagtagtgaaaacaacaaatacatagaatcatttgaaagaaaaacaatttttctatGTACAAAGTTCATATTGACGCACAATGTTGGTGTTTTGTGCTTGtgtgaaacaaaaataattactaAAGCTGTTGATTGTTCCAGTCTTCAAAATAGAGATACACCGAACTcgttacatatacatgtagtcttaTGTTGCACTAAAACATCAAACCAGACTCTACTACACATAATTAGAGGGTATGTCAGTTCTTCTTGTATTCTATTCTTTCTACTTTGACGTCATCCTGAACCAATTTGTAGACGTACGCAACTACTGTGGATTGTTGGATGTCAAGGATTACAAAGGAAGGAGTAACGTTACTGAAACAAAAGACATACACTGTAGCAACAATAATCTTTGGCTTGATCAGGTTATTGGAAagcctctcccccccccccaaaaaaaaattaaaaaataaagttctGTTGCCCTAGACTAATCATTTCAAAATGGAAAGCGACAGGcaggtgttttattttttttcaactgagGATAACtcaattgtcatttttttttacttttaatagaaaaaaattgagcTATTCCCATTTTCAATATGGcatcaaaatttattacaaatgTGACAGCATTTGACCTGATGTGGTGATGCCTgaataataatacattaaaTTTGTTGCCTTAATTAGCTTAAATAATGTATGAATTGCAATTCAGTAAGTCATTATGAACTACCGGTAAttctcaaaacatttttttttaatattactaaagTTCAACAGTGTATATGTTTGTAAATTCCTGGTTTGTGTGGGTAAAATGAAATACACATTACCTGTCTAAAGCATTATAAGCCCCTGTCGCTGAGCCAGgattgatataaaatttgttttcatgcTCAAACGCCTCAAATTTATGGGTGTGTCCTGAAATGAGGATGTCTACGTCGAGCTGCCGCTGGACCAGGGCCAGGCTCTCAGTGTCCCCCCAGGGAACCACCTGGTGGCCATGACAGAGTCCTATCCTAAACTGTCCCACTGTGACCACCTTTTGTTCAGGGTAGTTAAGATtctgcaaaataatttttatacacttttcttaaattgtgattaaaaatgaattacaataaaGTGTCTTAATGGAATCTTGGGCATTGCTAGTTAGTGTTGAACAAAATGACTTGAGCTATAGGGGCTCCAGGTATCTGCCCGACTCCTGGGGACATGATTTTAACGAATTTCAAAGTCAAAGATGTAAAAGGTAAACGAATAGAGATAACAAGTAATTTTCATTAAAGTGAGTTAAAAATTATCttgcaacatatttttttcaagaagaaaaacatatacagtaaaacacgtttataacgaagtcccagggacggccaatttaacttcgttaaaagcgtaattcgttatatccgtcaagtttacaacatgaagtagagacttggggaatgaaattcacttcgctgtaagcgtcaattcattataagcgtgttcgctataaccgtgttttactgtatttgttTGTCAGGTATTTTTCCTTCTATTAGTTGTgtaggagagagagaggggggctTACTGAATATTCATCCCTTTACAAATGCTTTATAAAATGACTAATTTCTTTACATCTTTTATATACCTCATCGAAATCTCCTCTAACAACGTGAACATCACTGGCGAGGGTTTTCAAGTAATCAAAGGACTCTTTTGTGCACAAGTTTCCTGTACATAATATATGTTGGATTTTTCCTGGCACAagtaatttcttaaattttgctGGAAGGCTGTTGCATCGATGAGGAATGTGAAGATCACCAAGAACTAGGactaactgaaaaataaaaatgtttatgtaaaattaatatcCAAAGCACTCTTTAACAACAAGAGGGATGCCAGTAAGCAATTTAAATAAACTATGGTAACCAGTgcaaaaattggaaatttcttATTGCTCTTTTACTTCAAATATGCATGTTAAATGCAACAATTTTACAtgagcaagtttttttttatctataaactTGACAATAGTGAGATCAATTCCCAAGAAGTTTCAGACCTATAGAGGGTTAAATCTTCAAAGCATGGTTATAGAGAAGCTTGTTATCCCAAATATGTGGTATTCATGTACCGGTATTCACATATTATGTAGATGTACGTTATTTgttgtaaaatgtaaataaccAGTTACACTATAAATTTGTATCCCATTAGGGATATCATAAACCCCATCAGCTATCCCTTTTATTTCCGACTATCGCCATatttagttgtcgatttctattgttctgctcatcgctataCACACTCCCTTTATATAGGGCTGATAGCACATATATGTTTCCTGCATAAATTGTCGAATGCCTCAACAACAATTCGGCCTACCGATGTTTGGGCCAATGAAACATTGTCAGACTTGAATGATAAAAAGGCAATAAGGAGATAAAAATACCTTTCTTGTAAATATTATTGTAAAAGTCGTAAGTTGCTGAAGTCGTATgcatatacacatgtaacaggatgggagaaataaagCTGAACCAGACCGTTATTTGAACCCAGACCaactgaatctctagtcaggtggaCTACCAACTGAGCAATCTGGCTCTTTGCCCCAAAGGTCACCCCAGGCTCTTTCCTGCCGGAGTTAACCAGTCATTTCCAGAGGTTAGCACCGCATCAAATTTTAATGGGATGGGAGAGATAATGACAGACCAGATCGGAGTTCACATCCTTGTCTGGTCCATCATTATTTTTCCCATCCAGTTACACACGTTACACACGTTTTAGGAATAAAGCACATGTATGTTGAAACAAATACAGTATttatacaaacaaaaacagatgtCTATATAATTACTACATAGATACTAAAAAATTTCTTTGGATAGGGTGTTTTACAAATGGGCTGACTTGTCAGACTGAAAAGATCACGACCGACTGTCTACCTGACTACCCATACACGCCCCCTTTTCGGGGAGGGGGAGGGTGTGTTCGGTGATGGTACCCTTTGGCGATTATCGTTCCGGCGGCCCTTTCTGACATTTTACAATTAACAAGCAGTCAATCTTCGTTTTCAGAAACTGTACTTTGATTCTACAGTACCTTTTTTGCTTATTTCGAGGGATGTTTACCTactatttacaaacaaaaatgcTGTCACATCCCCTTTTACACAGCGATTAAACGGCGATCTACAGAACTGCATCATATATGTTTATCAAGTATTGAATTCTATGGACACTAAATGAAATGAAGCTTAGCATGGCtaagtaaaatgataatttaccATTTTTCTTTCAATACACAATCATATGATAGTTCCGGAGAGAGATTCGTCAAAGTCAATCGGCGCTTTATTTAAGGACCAGTTTGGTTTTTCTCAAAGTACATTTTCCGGATATCTTAAGtcgtttctttttcttttgttggTGGGACATTTATGTTAATGACAGTTTTTCCTATCCAGTATATTTACCTGTGGTAACTTTTGAATTAAAGTCTGCAGTTCTATCACTTTTATTACTGTATTTTACATCAAGTGATAAAACGTAAAATGCTTTGGGAATCCATATTTTTTCGGCTATTATACCCACCGTAATTTCGTTTTATCCGCAggaagaattttaaaatgtgtattgATAGTGATTTTTGGATTTTCCGCGAAATAggaatatcaaaatatgaagtGTGTTATTCCTGGTGTAAATATCAAAGGTAACGATATAGTGCATTTTCTAAAAAGTTATTTGTACCATATGatcatgaaaataaacaattgtgACGATCTTAagaatgtaaacaattaaatatgTCGAATATCTCTCCATCattcatttgataatttttgccGGGGAAAATATTCTTATGGGTGTTTCTTATGGGTAATGattgtgcagtgaccttgagtATCGAGGTCAGAGGTAAAGGTCATTCAGATCTCCATGTCTAAGTTAAATGTCATGTAGCTGTGTAGGGTTAGATAATTATCATCTTTGCTCTGGGTTTAATACTTCTCAAAACTGTACACAGTACAAATATAGGTTGTCAATTCCTTGCGACTTTTTGTCTTTTtacattaaaagcaaaattgcataaaaataaaaaccttcTACAGGTAGGTAAATAAAGCTATGTAGGTAATTCAAGCTACATAGCTAAgtgcactggcgtcggaagcaaattgaaagtgggggggctagactaatcctcagaaatagtgagaaaaaagtaattcccaaaataaATCATGGAAATTCTAATccgtggtggtggggggggggggggggggagtatacctatacttccaaaagaaaaaaattcttacccaaatattttttccaaaatcatgaaattcctaatccggtatgcttctgaatccaacttctcaatcttttaaggtaaatttaggaacaataatcttttctgcgagaaaaagtagggggggggctgaaccctctatcatgctatgtttctaatggttaggtataactttgcaaaaaaagtgggggggggctaagccccccctagcctccccggttccgacgcctatgaagcAAACCTagtgattgtactggacctggtTACAGCGCTAGCACGGTATGCCAGATCGAAGACTTGGGTTTGAGTCCTGGTTGAGACTTCACTTTTAACCACGTTACACTTAGTCCcctataaaaaacaaaacccacTGTCAGACTCACTCCTCCAGAAACATGCTTCACAGCATTTCCCGTACTCCTAGAATTTTGGGACAAATTTCTGAAAAAGTGGTAGTATGCCACTGAGGGCGCTTTCCATTAACGTTGCCTCGCCGGCGACGTTATCAGGAAACGGTGACGTTAATGGAACGGTTGGCAATGTCACAATGATCCAACGATGACGATTGCAGCTTAAAACTGATacttatcttaaaatttgacCTAGAAATTTTGGCTATTTGcagttttaatgtatttcaatgtaGTAAGACAAATTGTAGTTTTAGTAATACTGGTTTTGTAGAATTTGATAACATCGACGCCATATTGTTTCCTAATCGGCAACGGTATATTGCGTTGCCACAATCGCTCGCCGGCGACGCGCGTTTCAGCAATCGGCAACGAAGGCAACACCGGCAAATCCGGCGATGCCGGTTAAATGGAAAGCACCCTGAGTTAACAGATGTGTACTTACTGTCAGTGAACATTTTGAGTCTCTAAAGATCAGTTGTTAGAGCACTGGCAAGGAATGCAAGGGGCCCAGGGTTCAACTCCAGGTTGAAACTTAACTGTTCACCACCTGTTACATACACATATGGtagtaaaattttattgatgtgtgtaaaatatatttctagtgtatattcaagttttattttgaagCAGGGGTTCATATTGGACCAACTTGGAATTTGAAGACTGGTTGCATATCtagataatttattttaaaaaaaaaaaaaaaaggtcatgTACATAGGCCTACTTTGCCTAGATTCATTATACCGGTACTTATTTTAATCATgaatcattatacatgtactagtatatgatTGTTTTGCTTTGTAGTGTTTGGAAGAGCTATACATGCCTTGTCAAAGATAGGAGAGGAGCTATACATTGAACCTCTTGCACATGGGGTATGTACATTCCAggatcaaaaataaaatgataattggGCTGCATTCAAGATTGAAGCAGCTAAAAAGCCTTACTAATAAATCAGATcttgaaacatattttaacCTATTTGCTATGCCTGGATTTTTAGTttctaagtacatgtatcaagttaagctacaatacatgtaccatagttGCCACTTTgcacaaaatataatatttttattt includes:
- the LOC128189627 gene encoding claspin-like isoform X2, translated to MSSLCPGTLFSFPGFNKKSTPVPPQTTSEQISKRYRREPFNGRPWPQTSPVAGVYDVGFSSTRMILFNNRKKKQSKLRGNNDPKSEESLSPDPNRHYRASSPVSRDLHHNCYNSMSPYYTEPKLIQWMNYSERPPPTYEDGTLVNPKRHTSCCVPTDPLAFRVGVNNDRRPYSRASLPPTFRSSPMLNHPDLKRGEKEYIGSIARIYSAQQMIKLKQKQYNQLLSLEMEKGYHTPEEYNQYKKFIQLGRRRQYSRPSRAMSAPPVRWTKTFEESLKDDDDDYDEKEQTTKKDASPRSKSPVNSKGKQAGRGHSSQSGKRPARPSTRETSRSKTPTKTEASKPEQKDDVASKPTPATSQTEQKEETPATQQTEQREESSDTSESDQNYSGKNIHREGYDRPLSRLGHIPEDSKSQKSEQETSSNSETETKNKSSVQKSSTEESETQPTSEADTTTKSDQNKESGKSDGNTSTEDIYRTSTDDTTTWSTDRDKTKSDTDTETAPRPLTADDKKTETLAENKPSESDSYTDDFEKDTSETTESSKKPVPQSQERVVSFKKDSNSDSGSSSEDQSPAKRRDSLSDEEDISSRRDPDKLEY
- the LOC128189627 gene encoding claspin-like isoform X1, which encodes MSSLCPGTLFSFPGFNKKSTPVPPQTTSEQISKRYRREPFNGRPWPQTSPVAGVYDVGFSSTRMILFNNRKKKQSKLRGNNDPKSEESLSPDPNRHYRASSPVSRDLHHNCYNSMSPYYTEPKLIQWMNYSERPPPTYEDGTLVNPKRHTSCCVPTDPLAFRVGVNNDRRPYSRASLPPTFRSSPMLNHPDLKRGEKEYIGSIARIYSAQQMIKLKQKQYNQLLSLEMEKGYHTPEEYNQYKKFIQLGRRRQYSRPSRAMSAPPVRWTKTFEESLKDDDDDYDEKEQTTKKDASPRSKSPVNSKGKQAGRGHSSQSGKRPARPSTRETSRSKTPTKTEASKPEQKDDVASKPTPATSQTEQKEETPATQQTEQREESSDTSESDQNYSGKNIHREGYDRPLSRLGHIPEADSKSQKSEQETSSNSETETKNKSSVQKSSTEESETQPTSEADTTTKSDQNKESGKSDGNTSTEDIYRTSTDDTTTWSTDRDKTKSDTDTETAPRPLTADDKKTETLAENKPSESDSYTDDFEKDTSETTESSKKPVPQSQERVVSFKKDSNSDSGSSSEDQSPAKRRDSLSDEEDISSRRDPDKLEY
- the LOC128189073 gene encoding vacuolar protein sorting-associated protein 29, with the protein product MLVLVLGDLHIPHRCNSLPAKFKKLLVPGKIQHILCTGNLCTKESFDYLKTLASDVHVVRGDFDENLNYPEQKVVTVGQFRIGLCHGHQVVPWGDTESLALVQRQLDVDILISGHTHKFEAFEHENKFYINPGSATGAYNALDSNVTPSFVILDIQQSTVVAYVYKLVQDDVKVERIEYKKN